In Trichocoleus sp. FACHB-46, a genomic segment contains:
- a CDS encoding pentapeptide repeat-containing protein, which translates to MAEEQQLALLKREVEAWNRWRDEHPSLRPDLNRADLSTLDLSEANLSGVDLIGATLGRAKFRQGTCISNTSLVGANLIGADLSGADLAWVDLTGAKLTGANLKVTAILKANFSGADLRGTNLRDADLSRNRHEVVNLAGANLSGLDLSGTEILSRAQLTNVNLSGANLARADVSEKSIDYAILIGANLQGANLSRASLKGADLRGANLKGASLVEVDLSGADLRGADFSGADLRTRYHDNFLSGANLNGTNLSGADLRGLRLEGINFQGAILTGTKMPDGSTHD; encoded by the coding sequence TAGCTTTATTGAAGCGGGAAGTAGAGGCTTGGAATAGGTGGAGGGATGAACATCCCTCTCTAAGACCAGATCTAAATAGAGCCGACTTGAGCACTCTAGACTTAAGCGAAGCGAACTTAAGTGGAGTCGATCTGATCGGAGCAACCCTAGGTAGGGCTAAATTTCGGCAAGGTACATGTATTAGCAACACAAGTCTTGTCGGAGCAAACCTGATTGGTGCTGACTTGAGTGGGGCGGATCTAGCATGGGTAGATCTCACTGGAGCTAAGCTCACCGGAGCAAACCTCAAGGTAACAGCCATTCTCAAGGCCAATTTCAGTGGAGCAGATTTGCGAGGAACAAACCTCAGAGATGCAGATTTAAGTCGAAATCGTCATGAGGTAGTCAATTTGGCAGGAGCGAATCTCAGTGGGTTGGATCTCAGTGGCACAGAGATCCTGAGTCGAGCACAGCTGACAAACGTCAACCTTAGTGGAGCCAATTTAGCTAGAGCAGACGTTAGCGAGAAATCAATTGACTACGCAATTCTGATAGGTGCTAACTTGCAAGGGGCCAATCTAAGTAGAGCTAGCTTGAAAGGTGCTGACCTCAGGGGTGCCAACCTTAAGGGGGCAAGTCTTGTCGAGGTAGATCTTAGCGGTGCTGACCTCAGGGGTGCTGACTTCTCTGGAGCAGATCTTAGGACGCGGTACCACGACAACTTTTTAAGCGGTGCCAATCTCAATGGCACAAATCTGAGTGGAGCAGATCTTAGGGGATTAAGGTTGGAAGGCATAAATTTTCAAGGGGCAATTCTTACAGGAACCAAGATGCCCGATGGTAGCACTCATGATTAG
- a CDS encoding ribonuclease III domain-containing protein, with product MNPEDIEAIERRLGYIFKDKSLLLRALTRKAAAKEQSEQGQSCEDQEVFRTLGDAILKAILTDLLIENGCTTRGSITQKKQTLEDEKTLGEMLRTMGIAPIVGIGERIIGVHETTYALAETFEALVAAVYKDGGYDVITALVTKWFSNLIN from the coding sequence ATGAATCCAGAAGACATCGAAGCAATTGAAAGGCGGTTAGGCTATATCTTCAAAGACAAAAGCCTACTCCTTCGAGCACTCACTCGCAAGGCTGCGGCTAAAGAGCAAAGTGAGCAAGGGCAATCATGTGAGGACCAAGAAGTCTTTCGTACTCTTGGAGATGCAATCCTCAAGGCGATTCTGACCGACCTTCTGATTGAGAACGGTTGTACAACTCGTGGAAGCATTACTCAAAAAAAGCAGACATTAGAAGATGAAAAAACTTTAGGCGAAATGCTTCGCACAATGGGTATTGCTCCAATCGTAGGAATTGGTGAGCGAATCATTGGAGTTCATGAGACTACCTATGCTCTGGCAGAGACCTTTGAAGCTTTAGTTGCTGCTGTTTACAAAGATGGGGGCTATGACGTAATTACAGCTTTAGTCACTAAGTGGTTTAGTAACCTCATTAATTAA
- a CDS encoding PspA/IM30 family protein translates to MGLFDRISRVVRAELNSSKGAYGQNYLNEGRALVAGGAVAGASIGKAGILAGGTGYSLGAVPLAALGALSGAALYEALRSLLENDASSTGAAAIGAVAGAATSATIGGVGVAVGGSAIGVGMASMAAGGAVVGLGLVGLNRLLQQGIDPEKLLDNAIEQMEADSQKARQAVIQVVASQKRLQQQYGQAQAEANQEPASIKNLKRNLILLDGKIAEAKMMRTSLKARIAIAKVNGQLPSTASQMSAGMPMGSFTRREEEVLQMEARSQAAAELAGADLEDLLDRLESGSDVDDELAAMKEALLQPSQPRFLPASPSSTNNPPRDAAVDEELEELKRQLDSL, encoded by the coding sequence GTGGGATTATTCGATCGCATTAGCCGTGTAGTTCGAGCCGAGCTGAACTCTAGTAAAGGTGCTTACGGGCAAAACTATCTGAATGAAGGAAGGGCTTTAGTTGCTGGTGGAGCAGTTGCAGGTGCTTCGATTGGCAAGGCTGGAATCTTAGCAGGCGGGACAGGTTATAGCCTGGGTGCGGTTCCACTTGCTGCCCTTGGTGCGTTGTCAGGTGCCGCTCTTTACGAAGCCTTGCGATCGCTTCTGGAAAACGATGCTTCCTCTACAGGTGCTGCGGCGATCGGAGCAGTAGCAGGTGCAGCCACTTCAGCGACGATCGGAGGAGTTGGTGTAGCGGTTGGTGGCAGTGCGATTGGAGTTGGGATGGCTTCAATGGCAGCAGGTGGAGCCGTCGTCGGGCTGGGGCTAGTGGGCTTAAATCGCTTACTTCAGCAAGGCATCGATCCAGAGAAGCTTTTAGATAACGCCATCGAGCAGATGGAAGCAGACTCGCAGAAGGCGCGTCAAGCCGTCATCCAGGTAGTCGCTAGCCAAAAGCGACTTCAGCAGCAGTACGGACAGGCGCAGGCGGAAGCCAATCAAGAACCAGCTTCAATAAAAAATCTCAAGCGAAATCTAATCCTTTTAGATGGCAAAATCGCTGAAGCAAAAATGATGAGAACCAGCCTGAAGGCACGGATTGCGATCGCTAAGGTCAATGGGCAACTACCAAGCACAGCAAGTCAGATGAGTGCCGGAATGCCAATGGGTTCCTTTACGCGCAGAGAAGAGGAAGTGCTACAAATGGAGGCGCGATCGCAAGCAGCAGCAGAACTTGCTGGAGCCGATCTGGAAGACCTGCTTGACAGACTGGAGTCAGGCAGCGATGTTGATGATGAGTTGGCGGCAATGAAAGAGGCGTTATTGCAACCATCCCAGCCTCGGTTTCTTCCCGCTTCTCCCAGTTCTACGAACAACCCCCCTCGGGATGCAGCGGTAGATGAGGAACTGGAGGAGCTGAAACGACAGCTTGATTCCCTCTAA
- a CDS encoding type II toxin-antitoxin system HigA family antitoxin, whose product MTRGSRNPASYMELLQSFPPRPIKSEEEMLAAQLVIDSLIDCGELTPDEQDYLNVLGTLVYEYEQTQEPIPDIYGVELLKVLIEEQDLRQKDLVPIFKTESIVSAVLSGQRNLTVRHIQELAEFFHVSPAAFFPH is encoded by the coding sequence ATGACCCGTGGTTCACGTAACCCTGCTTCCTACATGGAACTATTACAATCATTTCCTCCTCGACCGATTAAGTCTGAAGAGGAAATGTTAGCTGCCCAATTGGTGATTGACTCACTCATCGATTGTGGAGAGCTAACACCTGACGAACAAGACTATCTCAATGTCTTGGGCACGCTGGTTTATGAATACGAGCAAACCCAAGAACCAATTCCTGATATCTATGGAGTCGAACTGCTCAAGGTATTGATAGAAGAGCAAGACCTTCGCCAGAAGGACTTAGTCCCTATCTTCAAGACAGAATCTATTGTGTCTGCCGTCCTTAGCGGCCAGCGGAATTTGACGGTCCGCCACATTCAAGAACTGGCAGAATTCTTTCATGTTTCCCCTGCTGCCTTCTTTCCACATTAG